A section of the Lineus longissimus chromosome 1, tnLinLong1.2, whole genome shotgun sequence genome encodes:
- the LOC135486889 gene encoding uncharacterized protein LOC135486889 — protein MAAPAANGYNILLVNPGPQNESPAKKRQEAFTRIVENTKPSIIFTQECNKPFVKNLSPEYLRVGNDDAGFIFNENEFLLTDLTHPGDTSFLRLIEELGRKEGISVDFQSRGYVVKLKSNGVPNLEVLAVSWHGNNTVKDEKRSSLLENLFLVVKEMRKLPNFKGHGGELLPVIVGGDFNLVLQKWPRDPELVYHTYKPSARRQGRVIDLFVSTKGFTLEDCKFVNMSFELDDTKPASEYLSHDPIQGVLAYSGIHDTGGSDDSDCRGDFGSSESGKTDHTNSSDHCGEICGSVCTGNAGKTVENEKPKTDKLNRRNDTKGKVSINEKLGKNSHGGRPRQENSEQAPTSRIKVKATTVAGIRQRTDMHPCSSIKPSSQQNLAASANGYNILLISTGSGIPVAKCKDAFRHVRQFVEEVKPSIIFTQQITGPFVKGLGHDYKELGTPKAGFIFNKAEFWHRDLMDDRDLSDLVKRLRDENDISRGFEFLERVHVVRFTSKSVHGLDVIALAWHGQYGKKGGGRLTDETMIRFLRDLFLVVEEMQKLQNFRGSDGRSLPVIIGGDFKLEVTKWPRDNTILDYHKYTPSVKRKQRLVDMFLTTKDLTVTDCKFLKANDGKTAMSDFLNNDLVQGVLAYSSPSWPH, from the exons ATGGCGGCACCTGCTGCTAATGGCTATAACATTCTCCTTGTGAACCCCGGTCCGCAGAACGAGAGTCCGGCTAAGAAACGCCAAGAAGCTTTCACCCGGATTGTTGAAAACACCAAGCCAAGCATTATATTCACCCAGGAATGTAACAAACCTTTTGTCAAAAATCTCAGTCCTGAATATCTAAGAGTTGGAAACGATGATGCTGGATTTATTTTCAATGAGAACGAATTTTTGCTTACTGACCTCACCCACCCCGGCGATACAAGCTTTCTTCGCCTAATCGAAGAACTCGGAAGGAAGGAGGGGATATCTGTTGATTTTCAGTCCCGTGGTTATGTTGTTAAGTTGAAATCTAACGGTGTCCCTAACTTAGAAGTGCTTGCTGTGTCCTGGCATGGAAACAACACAgtaaaagatgaaaaaaggtcCAGTCTCCTGGAGAACCTGTTTCTTGTGGTTAAAGAGATGAGGAAGCTTCCGAACTTCAAGGGCCATGGTGGTGAATTGTTGCCTGTTATTGTTGGTGGCGACTTCAATCTTGTGTTGCAGAAATGGCCGAGGGATCCTGAGCTTGTTTATCACACGTATAAGCCATCGGCTCGTCGACAGGGTAGGGTTATCGACTTGTTTGTCTCGACCAAAGGCTTCACTCTCGAGGACTGTAAATTCGTGAACATGTCTTTTGAACTTGATGATACAAAACCGGCTAGTGAGTATCTCAGCCACGACCCGATCCAAGGGGTGCTTGCTTACTCTGGAATCCACGACACTGGCGGGAGTGACGACTCCGATTGTAGAGGCGACTTTGGTAGTAGTGAGAGTGGCAAGACGGACCACACTAACAGTAGTGACCACTGTGGAGAGATTTGTGGAAGTGTTTGCACAGGAAATGCGGGTAAGACCGTTGAGAATGAAAAGCCCAAAACTGATAAACTGAATCGACGAAATGATACCAAAGGCAAGGTATCAATCAACGAAAAGTTAGGGAAAAATTCACATGGTGGAAGACCTAGACAAGAAAACTCAGAACAGGCTCCAACCAGCAGAATAAAAGTAAAGGCGACTACTGTAGCTGGTATAAG GCAGAGAACGGACATGCATCCATGTTCAAGTATAAAACCCTCCAGCCAGCAAAACTTGGCAGCATCCGCTAATGGTTATAACATTCTCCTCATCAGCACTGGCAGCGGGATTCCAGTTGCAAAATGCAAAGATGCATTCAGACATGTGAGACAGTTTGTAGAAGAAGTCAAGCCAAGCATTATATTCACCCAACAAATTACGGGACCGTTTGTGAAGGGTCTTGGACATGACTATAAAGAACTTGGAACTCCTAAGGCAGGATTTATTTTTAACAAGGCTGAATTTTGGCACAGGGATTTGATGGATGACCGTGACCTTTCCGACCTTGTTAAGAGATTAAGAGACGAAAATGATATATCAAGAGGCTTTGAATTCTTAGAGCGGGTTCACGTTGTCAGGTTTACATCTAAAAGTGTACACGGCTTGGACGTGATTGCTCTGGCTTGGCACGGACAATACGGAAAGAAAGGTGGCGGACGTCTTACAGATGAAACCATGATCAGGTTTTTAAGAGACCTGTTCCTTGTGGTCGAAGAAATGCAGAAGCTTCAGAATTTCCGGGGCAGTGATGGTAGATCATTACCTGTTATTATTGGTGGCGACTTCAAACTCGAGGTCACAAAATGGCCTAGAGACAACACTATTTTGGATTATCACAAGTACACGCCATCGGTTAAGAGGAAACAACGACTTGTTGATATGTTCCTCACAACAAAGGATCTCACTGTAACGGACTGCAAATTCCTCAAGGCTAACGATGGAAAAACGGCAATGAGTGATTTCCTCAACAACGACCTGGTCCAAGGAGTACTAGCGTACTCCAGTCCGAGTTGGCCGCACTGA